The nucleotide window TATGCCcagtatttatttttaagttttttcttttaacagTTTGATTAAATTTGCTACTTGCTAGGCAAGAAGGTAAATTGTGGTCATGATCTTTGCTAAAGTTggtgtttttttattttggtttttaaAGTTCAAATGTTGGCTTGTTGGTGTTAGGTATGAAAAGACAAATCTCATAGTTGTTAATGCATACCATTGTAGTATAGAGACATTCAAAGTATCTAAGATATAGGtaagaaattcaagaattctGAATACGGACTTCAGTATTTTTAAAGTTGTGCTAGGTACACCTAGaatttaaaatcttaaaattaCATGGTGTTGCATGGATTATCAcaagaaaattgaataaataatgtTAAGTGTGGCTTCTTTTTGGCAATCTTCAAGTTCTCTTATATATGTgctatttgaattttttgttagatgtgatagttttttttatcttgtctATTCTTGTATAGCCGCATATCCATTTTAAGATTTGTATCTCTGCGACTCTGTGCTGTATGTTTGCATTAGAGGCCCAACGTTCACAACCAGAAAGATTGGTAGATTTATGAGCTTTGAGAGAACTTTTTTGTGCTGTTGTTCTATTATGTGGCTTCCCCATCTCCACCCTCTCGCCCTCTCGCCCTCAGACCTACTATGTTTACGTATCTTCTCTTAGTTATATGCTAATGCTTTGTCAGACCGGAAGGTAAACTTTAATGTCTCCTCTCGCAGGTGGAGCAAGGGAGAGCAGTCAACAGCTCTGTCCACTGCTACTGAGTTGACGTTACAGGTATTTTGACCTAAAGATATATGCATTTCAGAAATCTATGAATCAAATGCAAAACAGTATTTTGGCCCTTTTTGTTTGTTGATTGGGCCAATAGATTAAATTGTTTGTACAACTAGGCCGACTTTTTACTTTGTGCATTCAACGTTGAGAGTTTGCTTGATAATGGATCTTGCAGGAACTGCTTGAGTGGAATGCTCGCTACAGGGAGAAGTTTGGATTTGTCTTCTTGATATGTGCTTCAGGGAGAAGTACCCCTGAGATACTTGCAGAGTTGAAGGTAAAGTCTTTCTGTTTGAACGTAGAACGAtcgattatttttttagtaaccTCAGTTATAATTGGACATGTTATAATCTTATATTTCGAAAGCACATGCTTTTAGCTTTAGGGAACGTATCATTTGAGTTCCGAAAATTCCGTTGGAGTATGTAGAGGATTCCTTCACCGTTAAAGAGGTGGAATTTCTGTTCCAGTCCCCCTGATGTCCAGAGTCAAGACAGTCTTTAATTTTGAACTGTATCTTGTGAACCTTCTCTCTTAAGTCTGATATCTTGCATCCTTTCAACAATTTTTAGAAACCACCAAAGTCTGATCCCGTGTTGGCTCACAGTGCATTGAGATATAGAAAAAGACTACAATTAATGTGAGAATGCCAAATCTGTTATAAAGGGGTGATCTTTGGAAGTCAGTTGTGAGCTGTAGGAAAAGATAGTAGCAAATCTGGATAAATTTCTGCATCTTATTCTAGTAGGCTGAACTTATAAAGGTTATGCGTGTGAATGTGCACCGACACTTTTAGCATTAACTTAAAAACCCCTTTTCTGCTGCTCTCTTGGCTGCATAAACTTTTACCATGTGATAAACGTGTCTCGTGTGAAGCTCCACCTAGCCTGTCCATTGAAATGGGAATTGCTCCTCATATCTCTGTTTGTTAGGATACTCTGACAGGAATCTTATGACTCTTCAGTTTTTGAGCAGACTATGGGTCCATTCGTGATCTTTTTGATAATATGCGTGAACAAATAATAACTATAGTCCAACCATTTCCTGAATTTCATTGTCGGATTTGTATTCATTGGAAGAAGCTACTACATTGTCCATTACccccaatgaatgaatgttattTTTCCATGAGGACATCTTTTGCCCCTCGCTCTACCTAACCGGGTAAGAGCTACATCCTCTGATGGCCATCAATCACTGTTCTTCACATTTTTATAGATCAGGAAGTAGCTCACATAGCCTGCTTTCCAAACAACAGACTATTTGTATTTACTTTATCTACTGGGACAGTGATGAAATAAACTTCTTTTCTGTTTTGTCACTTAAAGATTGACCCGCATGCCGTTTCAACTTTACCTCTTGTAGATACGATACCAGAACAGACCAATAATTGAGTTTGAGATTGGAGCCCAGGAGCAAATGAAAATAACTGAATTACGCCTTTCCAAGCTCTTCTCAGACAAAGCAGATACTGCTCCGGCAGTTAAACCCTTGTCTACAACTAATACTGCAACAAAAGCAGAAGGTGATTccatctttttatttatcttgaaCATTTATTAGCTTTGGTTGCTTTTCTGTATTTATGTAATTCATTGTTTtaatctcaaaatttgaaaagttgcTCCTCATTCTCCACTATACTGATTTTGCTTTACAGTAGTTGTGTAAAAATCCTTTCAAGGTTTTCTAAATGAAGTATACGGTGATCCTAACTATTTCTAAAACTCAACAAATATTTGATACATCTGAAATTATAAGCTCTATCTGCAGTTCAGTACCATATCTTATATTTTCCATTGAACCTTAAATTGTAGAAGATCGTGTGAACATTATTGGAGCACATTTGACTGCTGCTACTGGAGCTGCTGGGGCAAAACCAGCTCATATTCCAATTAGAACTCGCCCGCCCATCACAACCCATGTTCTGGACACTAGCCGTGGATGTCCAGTGAATGCCATTGAAGTACGACTGGAGATGTGGAAAGACAACCAAGCAAGACCACAATTTGGCGAAACTTATATTAATGGCTGGATTTTACTAGGGTCTTCAGCAACGGACAAAGATGGCCGAAGTGGTCAGTTGATGAATATGGTTGAAGCTTTGGTCCCAGGTATATACCGGATAAGTTTCAACACCGGTAAGTATAATCCCGATGGATTTTTCCCCTATGTCTCTATTGTGTTTGAGATCAAAGAATCCCAGAAATGGGATCATTTTCATGTTCCTCTGCTGCTTTCACCATTCTCACTCTCGACCTATCGAGGTAGCTAGATTGGTCAAGTGGCTGGTGAGAGTTGAATATTTTCACAAGGAATAATACTGTACTATATTTGGTGGAATGAATCACTTACCCTTTTGCTTTGTCTTGAAATTCTATTTCTTCCATCAGTTTGTATTTCAAGAGTAAGCTTGACATAGTCACTTGCAAATACTAAGATTTCAAATCTTCCAAAAGGCTTTAAAGctaacaaacaaaatttaacCAAAGTATAACAGTGGGTAATTTTAACATGTAGTCAAAGGTACAAGAGTATATTTGGACCTTTACTAGAAATATTTAGACATGTAGAATCCACCATGTCATTGTTCTTGGTTCCTAGAAATTCAACACAAGATAACAAGTTATAAATGCATTGTATACTTGAGCTGCTTCTGTGGGCTTGTTTCCTGATTTTA belongs to Solanum stenotomum isolate F172 chromosome 1, ASM1918654v1, whole genome shotgun sequence and includes:
- the LOC125847733 gene encoding uric acid degradation bifunctional protein TTL isoform X2 is translated as MGSVFDEKDFLACCGSTKFAKEMVAAGPFSTHQDAIHAARNIWFNKVDVNGWLEAFAAHPQIGQAPSRDHKSPTFAQWSKGEQSTALSTATELTLQELLEWNARYREKFGFVFLICASGRSTPEILAELKIRYQNRPIIEFEIGAQEQMKITELRLSKLFSDKADTAPAVKPLSTTNTATKAEDRVNIIGAHLTAATGAAGAKPAHIPIRTRPPITTHVLDTSRGCPVNAIEVRLEMWKDNQARPQFGETYINGWILLGSSATDKDGRSGQLMNMVEALVPGIYRISFNTGKYNPDGFFPYVSIVFEIKESQKWDHFHVPLLLSPFSLSTYRGS
- the LOC125847733 gene encoding uric acid degradation bifunctional protein TTL isoform X1: MGSVFDEKDFLACCGSTKFAKEMVAAGPFSTHQDAIHAARNIWFNKVDVNGWLEAFAAHPQIGQAPSRDHKSPTFAQWSKGEQSTALSTATELTLQELLEWNARYREKFGFVFLICASGRSTPEILAELKIRYQNRPIIEFEIGAQEQMKITELRLSKLFSDKADTAPAVKPLSTTNTATKAEEDRVNIIGAHLTAATGAAGAKPAHIPIRTRPPITTHVLDTSRGCPVNAIEVRLEMWKDNQARPQFGETYINGWILLGSSATDKDGRSGQLMNMVEALVPGIYRISFNTGKYNPDGFFPYVSIVFEIKESQKWDHFHVPLLLSPFSLSTYRGS